The region TTGTTGCCGGCCCGGGCGGCGCCTGTGGCGCGCTGTTTGACCGAAGCCATCACGCCTTCCAGATCCCGGCTGCCGTAGAGATCGAGCACCGGAATGGTGATCTTCTCCAGGTTGTGGGCGTTGTCCATTTTATCGATTTTGCTCTGATTCATGCCAATACCGACGAATCCCCGGACAGGATGATCGGGATTGCTGGCCAGATAGTGGGTGCTCATGGCGGCGCCCATGCTGTGGGCGAGGATGACGATATTCTCGATCCCCTGTTCGCGCAGGTAGGCGATCGCCGCCTCGAAGCGGGGCGCGACCTCGGCGAACAGCGGTTCATAGTCCCGGGCGTCGGCCTGGTTTTCGAGAATGGGCATCTGGACAGACAGGGTCATCCAGCCGTGGTCCGGTAACCGGCTGCGCAGCGGATGGATAACTTCCGGCCAGTTCGGATGGGCGCCGATGCCATGGACGACGATGGCGGCCCCTTTGGCTTTTTCGGTGGTGTGTTCGGTGGCCAGCGCCAGCACCGGCTCGTCGCGGGGTTCCAGCCAGATCGCCTCGCCGACCATCAATGTATCGACGATCTGATCGGCCCAGCGCTGTTCCTTGGCCTTGTCCGAGGCTGACAGCGGCGAACTGATCAGCGCGATACTTATTAATAGGGTGGTACACAATCCGCGCATGGTAATCCCTTGTAATCAGAGAGGTTTTGTTTCCGGGCCCGCCCGGGGAAATGCCGGGCGGGGCGCAAATCCGCAGTCATGTTGCCACAAAAGGCTGAAAAATCCGATCCGATCAGGTAAAGTCTGCGGTTCATTTTTCAGCAGGTCGCGTCACGGCGCGAGCGACGACACTTTAAATTACAAGCGAAGAGGCGAACCTATGGCCGATTATCAAATTGCCCCGTCCATCCTGTCCGCGGATTTTGCCCGCCTGGGCGAGGAAGTGGACAACGTACTGAAAGCCGGTGCAGACATTGTCCATTTTGATGTCATGGACAACCATTACGTGCCCAACCTGACCATCGGCCCGCTGGTTTGCGAAGCCCTGCGCAAGCATGGTGTGACCGCGCCCATTGACGTGCATCTGATGGTCAAGCCGGTGGATCGGATTATTCCCGACTTCGCCGAAGCCGGCGCCACCTACATTACCTTCCATCCGGAAGCCTCCGATCATATCGATCGTTCCCTGCAGCTGGTGCGCGAAAGCGGCTGTAAATCCGGTCTGGTATTCAACCCGGCCACGCCGCTGGATTATCTCAAGCATGTCATGGACAAGGTCGACATGGTCCTGCTGATGTCGGTCAACCCCGGCTTTGGCGGCCAGTCCTTCATCCCGGCCACCCTCGACAAGCTGCGTGAAGCACGCAAACTGATCGACGAATCCGGTTATGACATCCAGCTGGAAGTCGATGGCGGCGTCAAGGCCGACAATATCCGCGAAATCGCGGCAGCGGGCGCGGATACCTTTGTCTCCGGCTCGGCAATTTTCGGCAAGGGCCAGGATTCCGATCCCAACCGCTATGATTCCATCATCAAACAAATGCGGGAAGAACTGGCCAAGGCCGGTTAATCATAGGGCGGATGATGTAACGCAGAGTTCGCAGAGGCGCAGAGGCGCAGAGAAATTAATTGTTTTGTGCTGATTCTAAAGCATATTATTCTATTCTCCTCCGCGTCTCTGCGACTCCGCGCCCTCTGCGTTTTTATGCAGGAATCTAAAATGTTGAAGAAGCCGGAAATGGTACTGATTGATGTGGACGGCACGCTGGTGGACAGTGTGCCGGATCTTGCATATTGCGCGGACGAGATGATGAAACAGCTCGGCATGCCGGAACATGGCGAGCCGAAGGTGCGCCATTGGGTCGGTAACGGCGTCGAGCGTCTGGTGCGTCGCGCGTTGATTGGCCGGCTCGACGGCGAGCCGGACGAGGCACTGTTCGACAAAGCCTATCCGATCTATCTGGAACTGTATGCCGAAAATACCAGCAAGCGCAGCAAGGCGTATCCGGGCGTCAAGGAGGGGCTGGAGTATCTCAAGCAGGCCGGTTACCGGCTGGGTTGTGTGACCAACAAGGCGGAGCAGTTCACTGTGCCGCTGCTCAAGACGCTTGGTCTGTACGATTATTTCGAGATCGTGGTCAGCGGTGACACCCTGCCGAAGAAAAAGCCCGACCCCCTGCCGCTGTTGCATGTGGCGGACTTTTTCGGGGTCAAACCGGAAAAGGCACTGATGATCGGCGATTCGGTCAGCGACGTCACCGCCGCGCGGGCCGCCGGTTTCCAGATTGTCTGCATGAGCTATGGCTACAACCATGGCGTGGATATCCGCGAGGCCAACCCCGACGCGGTGATCGACTCCATGGCCGAACTGCCCGATTTACTCAAACAGGCGGCGCGTGGCGCGGCCTGACTGTGACCTGAAGATGCAACGCCGCATGAACAATACCATTAACCGATGGCGCCACTGGTGAGGCAGTGACTCCGGTTTTTGGTATATGATGGCAACTCTTCAGGTGACAGTTTATGAACGAGACACAATTTCAGGCGTACGCCAAACAGGGCTATAACCGCGTCCCGCTGGTGCGGGAAGTGCTGGCCGATCTCGACACCCCCTTGAGCACCTATCTCAAGCTGGCCGACGGCCCCTACAGCTATTTGTTCGAATCAGTGCAGGGCGGCGAGAAATGGGGCCGCTATTCCATTATCGGCCTGCCCTGCCAGACGGTTCTGCGCATTCACGGCCACGATATTCGTCTCTACCACAACGGCGAGATTATCGAACAGGAACAGGCCGGCGATCCGCTGGCCTGGATCGAAGCCTTTTATGCTCGCTACCGGGTCCTCGAGGACGACCGCTTGCCGCGCTTCAACGGGGGCCTGGTCGGTTACTTCGGCTACGATACGATTCGCTACATCGAGCCGCGGCTGGCAGACTGTCCCAACGACGACGCGCTGGAACTGCCGGATATCCTGCTGATGGTCTCCGACGAGATCGTGGTGTTCGATAATCTCTCCGGCAAGCTCTATGTCGTGCTGTATGTCGATCCAGGTCAGAGCGGGGCCTATCAACAGGGACAAACGCGGCTGGATCAGTTGATCGCCCGCTTGCAGCAAACGCCGCCCCGGCCTGCCAAAACCCGTTCGCTCAAGGTCCATGAAGACGATTTTATCTCCGGCTTCACCCAGGCGGGCTTCGAGTCGGCGGTGGAAAAGGCCAAGCAGTACATTATCGACGGCGATGTGATGCAGGTCGTCCTGTCGCAGCGCCTGTCGATTCCCTACGAGGCGCAGCCACTGGATCTGTATCGCGCCCTGCGCAGCCTCAACCCCTCGCCCTATATGTTCTATCTGGATCTGGACGATTTTCACATCGTCGGCTCCTCGCCGGAGATCCTGGTGCGGGTGGAAGACGAGACCGTCACCGTGCGCCCGATTGCCGGCACCCGCCCGCGCGGCAAGAGCGACGAGGCGGATCGGGCCCTGGAAGCCGAGCTGCTGGCCGATCCCAAGGAGCGGGCCGAACACCTGATGCTGATCGATCTGGGGCGCAACGATGTCGGCCGCATTGCCGAGACCGGCAGCGTCAGGGTGACCGAAAACATGGCCGTGGAGCGGTATTCGCACGTCATGCACATCGTCTCCAACGTCACCGGCAAGATCAAAGCCGGCATGTCCAACATGGACGTGCTGCGCGCCACCTTCCCGGCCGGTACCGTCTCCGGCGCGCCCAAGATCCGCGCCATGGAGATCATCGACGAGCTCGAACCGGTCAAGCGCGGCGTCTACGCCGGCGCGGTGGGCTATCTGTCCTGGTCCGGCAACATGGACACCGCCATCGCCATCCGCACCGCCGTGATCAAGGACAAACAACTGCATATCCAGGCCGGCGCCGGCATCGTCCACGACTCCATCCCGCGCAACGAATGGGACGAAACCATGAACAAAGGCCGCGCCATCTTTCGCGCCGTCGCCCTCGCCGAAGCCGGCCTGGACGGGGCACATAGATAGAGCGGTGTATTTAACGCGGAGGGCGCGGAGGCGCGGAGACGCAGAGGAAATCAATAATGCAAAGGAGTTGCATATGCACGAAAATGATCTTGCTGGAGAAATAATCGGTGCAGCGATAGAAGTGCATCGGATACTTGGTCCGGGACTGCTGGAATCGGCGTATCATGAATGCCTGAAACATGAATTCGGTATGTTGGGTATCGAATATGAGTCGGAGGTTCCTATTCCCCTGGAATACAAAGGTATCATGGTTGATCAGGTTTATAGAGCTGATTTTATGGTGGATAGGACAAGGTGATTATTGAGCTGAAATCAGCTGGAGGA is a window of Thiohalophilus sp. DNA encoding:
- a CDS encoding alpha/beta fold hydrolase; this translates as MRGLCTTLLISIALISSPLSASDKAKEQRWADQIVDTLMVGEAIWLEPRDEPVLALATEHTTEKAKGAAIVVHGIGAHPNWPEVIHPLRSRLPDHGWMTLSVQMPILENQADARDYEPLFAEVAPRFEAAIAYLREQGIENIVILAHSMGAAMSTHYLASNPDHPVRGFVGIGMNQSKIDKMDNAHNLEKITIPVLDLYGSRDLEGVMASVKQRATGAARAGNNNYRQVEIEGADHFFNGMADTMVKRVSRWLDNQALGEEAAR
- a CDS encoding phosphoglycolate phosphatase, which encodes MLKKPEMVLIDVDGTLVDSVPDLAYCADEMMKQLGMPEHGEPKVRHWVGNGVERLVRRALIGRLDGEPDEALFDKAYPIYLELYAENTSKRSKAYPGVKEGLEYLKQAGYRLGCVTNKAEQFTVPLLKTLGLYDYFEIVVSGDTLPKKKPDPLPLLHVADFFGVKPEKALMIGDSVSDVTAARAAGFQIVCMSYGYNHGVDIREANPDAVIDSMAELPDLLKQAARGAA
- the rpe gene encoding ribulose-phosphate 3-epimerase, encoding MADYQIAPSILSADFARLGEEVDNVLKAGADIVHFDVMDNHYVPNLTIGPLVCEALRKHGVTAPIDVHLMVKPVDRIIPDFAEAGATYITFHPEASDHIDRSLQLVRESGCKSGLVFNPATPLDYLKHVMDKVDMVLLMSVNPGFGGQSFIPATLDKLREARKLIDESGYDIQLEVDGGVKADNIREIAAAGADTFVSGSAIFGKGQDSDPNRYDSIIKQMREELAKAG
- the trpE gene encoding anthranilate synthase component I, with product MNETQFQAYAKQGYNRVPLVREVLADLDTPLSTYLKLADGPYSYLFESVQGGEKWGRYSIIGLPCQTVLRIHGHDIRLYHNGEIIEQEQAGDPLAWIEAFYARYRVLEDDRLPRFNGGLVGYFGYDTIRYIEPRLADCPNDDALELPDILLMVSDEIVVFDNLSGKLYVVLYVDPGQSGAYQQGQTRLDQLIARLQQTPPRPAKTRSLKVHEDDFISGFTQAGFESAVEKAKQYIIDGDVMQVVLSQRLSIPYEAQPLDLYRALRSLNPSPYMFYLDLDDFHIVGSSPEILVRVEDETVTVRPIAGTRPRGKSDEADRALEAELLADPKERAEHLMLIDLGRNDVGRIAETGSVRVTENMAVERYSHVMHIVSNVTGKIKAGMSNMDVLRATFPAGTVSGAPKIRAMEIIDELEPVKRGVYAGAVGYLSWSGNMDTAIAIRTAVIKDKQLHIQAGAGIVHDSIPRNEWDETMNKGRAIFRAVALAEAGLDGAHR